One Oncorhynchus masou masou isolate Uvic2021 chromosome 27, UVic_Omas_1.1, whole genome shotgun sequence genomic window carries:
- the LOC135516375 gene encoding activated CDC42 kinase 1-like: MLMDQDTQWLYHLLAEVQLERFYLRVRDGLNITRIEHFNYVKESDLEQIGISKPGQRRLWDAVKRYKITMRPKSWITKVFSGRGPEGGDQWGSMGQGQETGGRALTCLIQDSELSLGEKLGMGSFGVVKRGEWQTPTGRVLPVAVKTLRSSLSRQTDTLTDFLQEVTTMQSLDHPNIIRLYGVVLTQPLKMVTEVACLGSLYDTLRSRQYEYPLARLWLFTTQIAAGMEYLEGRRFIHRDLAARNVLLASREMVKIGDFGLMRVLSQEKDHYMMTAHRRIPFAWCAPESLRLGSFTHSSDVWMFGVLLWEMFTYCEEPWLGLSGRQILWRVEREGERMERPPDCPQELYSVMRKCWACTPSDRPTFSQLTTLVAEAQPIEVRAVRDFAESRKLTLLSNDLVTVIDHGLELCEWKGQNQRTLTVGWFPPSLAAPSSTPAPPAAPAPPAASSLISPPLKGSLQHTGHGDTHPDRSWGTPERLDESVNWRSGPANRDREEEGSNLQKMSGMTRSLESVLSDPQSWTQTVVGVRVDPRRGPVPAMGAHSVGMQQDIRRFSEASINPPARPPPPNPKNFKIPQVVIRDQRPTANPAPGTSWPPQPPTHPQQQMLQPAQPQPQPPQTMGGSNLGKMAHMARSTPTLDNYGDKERDQEKERLVRERERERYPPQVQRTREAVIAQVMEAVHGVTNEEVRNALRRNEWNPVRAQQQLKMEQLYSLSLCSRDDCVMILSRYQWNLQLASRYLIRMVREDRTGGGERKRKDGERGTAPVAMARRGGV; encoded by the exons ATGCTGATGGACCAGGACACTCAGTGGCTGTACCACCTCCTGGCCGAGGTCCAGTTGGAGAGGTTCTACCTGCGTGTCCGGGACGGCCTCAACATCACCCGCATAGAGCACTTCAACTATGTCAAGGAGTCTGACCTCGAGCAGATCGGCATCAGCAAACCAG GACAGAGAAGATTATGGGATGCTGTGAAACGGTACAAGATTACCATGAGACCAAAGTCATGGATCACCAAG GTCTTCAGTGGCCGTGGTCCGGAGGGCGGTGACCAATGGGGCAGTATGGGGCAGGGCCAGGAGACAGGAGGGCGGGCACTCACCTGTCTGATTCAGGACAGTGAACTATCTCTAGGGGAGAAGCTGGGCATGGGCTCCTTCGGTGTGGTGAAGAGGGGAGAGTGGCAGACCCCCACTGGGAGAGTG CTGCCAGTTGCGGTGAAGACTCTGAGGAGTAGCCTGTCCAGACAGACGGACACGCTGACAGACTTTCTCCAGGAGGTGACCACCATGCAGTCTCTAGACCACCCCAACATCATCCGCCTCTACGGAGTGGTGCTCACACAGCCCCTGAAGATG GTGACAGAGGTGGCATGTCTGGGATCCCTGTATGACACGCTGCGCTCTCGTCAGTACGAGTACCCCCTGGCACGCCTCTGGCTCTTCACCACCCAGATAGCAGCAGGCATGGAGTACCTGGAGGGTCGCAG GTTCATTCACAGGGATCTGGCTGCCCGGAACGTTCTGCTGGCATCCAGGGAGATGGTGAAGATCGGGGACTTTGGGCTGATGAGGGTCCTGAGTCAGGAGAAGGACCACTACATGATGACAGCCCACAGACGCATCCCCTTTGCCTG GTGTGCCCCAGAGAGTCTGCGTTTGGGCTCCTTCACCCATTCCTCTGATGTGTGGATGTTTGGGGTCCTCCTCTGGGAGATGTTCACCTATTGTGAGGAGCCTTGGCTGGGGTTATCTGGCAGACAG atcctgtggagagtggagagggagggagagcgtaTGGAGAGACCCCCTGACTGTCCTCAGGAACTCTACTCTGTGATGAGAAAGTGTTGGGCCTGCACCCCATCCGACCGACCCACCTTCTCCCAGCTCACCACTCTGGTGGCAGAG gCTCAACCTATAGAGGTGCGTGCTGTGAGGGACTTTGCGGAATCTAGGAAACTCACTCTGCTATCCAACGACCTAGTGACCGTCATAGACCATGG TCTGGAGCTGTGTGAGTGGAAGGGTCAGAACCAGAGGACCCTGACGGTGGGCTGGTTCCCCCCGAGCCTGGCTGCCCCCAGCAGCACTCCTGCTCCTCCCGCTGCCCCTGCTCCTCCCGCTGCCTCCagcctcatctctccccctctgaagGGCAGTCTGCAGCACACAGGGCATGGAGACACCCACCCCGACCGTAGCTGGGGCACCCCGGAGCGCCTCGATGA GAGCGTAAACTGGAGGAGCGGCCCAGCAAACAGAGATCGCGAGGAAGAGGGCTCCAACTTACAGAAAATGTCAG GTATGACCAGGAGTCTGGAGTCTGTCCTGAGCGATCCCCAGAGCTGGACTCAGACGGTAGTAGGGGTCAGGGTGGACCCCCGTCGTGGACCCGTCCCCGCCATGGGGGCCCACAGCGTGGGGATGCAGCAGGACATCCGTAGGTTCAGCGAGGCCAGCATCAACCCCCCGGCTCGCCCACCCCCACCCAACCCCAAAAACTTCAAGATCCCCCAGGTGGTGATCCGAGATCAGAGGCCTACTGCAAATCCAGCCCCAGGCACCTCATGGCCTCCACAGCCTCCAACACATCCACAGCAGCAGATGCTACAGccagcccagcctcagccccaaccACCGCAGACCATGGGAGGAAGCAATCTGGGCAAGATGGCCCACATGGCACGGTCAACACCAACACTGGATAACTATGGGGACAAGGAGAGGGATCAAGAAAAGGAGAGGTTGgtgagggaacgagagagggagaggtacccGCCTCAAGTGCAACGCACCAGGGAAGCCGTCATAGCACAG GTCATGGAGGCGGTGCATGGAGTAACCAATGAGGAGGTTCGTAATGCACTTCGCCGCAATGAGTGGAACCCTGTTAGGGCCCAGCAACAACTCAAG atGGAGCAGCTGTACTCTCTGAGCCTGTGTTCTCGTGACGACTGCGTCATGATCCTGTCCCGCTACCAGTGGAATCTACAGCTGGCTAGTCGCTACCTGATCAGAATGGTACGGGAGgacaggactggaggaggagagaggaagaggaaggatggagagagagggacagcccCTGTTGCCATGGCGAGACGAGGAGGAGTATGA